A single genomic interval of Arthrobacter globiformis harbors:
- a CDS encoding ABC transporter ATP-binding protein has product MSMDRVAWSSLYNITRASSGSKPFSKATLKRVFSFARPHRGKLIAFVLLSIVMAVLAVATPVLAGQVVDEIIAHADAGTVIGLAVLIAIVAVAEAGLGLLTRWLSSTIGEGVILDLRTKVFDHVQKMPIAFFTRTRTGALVSRLNNDVIGAQSAFAGTLSGVVSNAVALALTLAVMLNKSWLVTVLAMVLLPIFLIPARRMGSRLADLRREAAEHNATMGTQMTERFSAPGATLVKLFGRPDEESREFALRAGRVRDIGVRTAMLQFTFVTALTLVSALALALVYGLGGWLALAGQLAAGDVVVLALLLTRLYAPLTALSNARVEIMSALVSFERVFEILDLKPLIQQKPDAVASPSGPLSVEFDNVRFAYPSADKVSLASLEDVRTLDTRGGVDVLHGISFRVEPGQTVALVGSSGAGKSTIAQLLSRLYDVDSGAVRFGGTTPGTGVDVRDLTFDSMRQTLGMVTQDGHLFHESIASNLRLARPEATDEQMWDVLRRARLEEMIRSLPDGLDTVVGERGYRLSGGERQRLTIARLLIAQPRVVILDEATAALDSTNEAAVQAALGAALEGRTAVVIAHRLSTIRAADAILVVEDGRIVERGTHTELLAADGRYAELYRTQFAEATAVAEEAVPEY; this is encoded by the coding sequence ATGAGCATGGACCGGGTCGCCTGGAGCTCCCTCTACAACATCACCCGCGCCTCGAGCGGGTCCAAACCGTTCTCGAAGGCGACGCTGAAGCGGGTCTTCAGCTTTGCCCGCCCCCACCGCGGCAAGCTGATCGCCTTCGTGCTGCTGTCCATCGTGATGGCCGTCCTGGCGGTGGCCACCCCGGTCCTCGCCGGGCAGGTGGTCGACGAGATCATCGCCCATGCGGATGCCGGAACCGTGATCGGGCTCGCCGTCCTGATCGCCATCGTGGCCGTGGCGGAAGCCGGGCTAGGCCTGCTGACACGCTGGTTGTCGTCCACGATCGGTGAAGGCGTGATCCTGGATCTGCGGACCAAAGTCTTCGACCACGTCCAGAAGATGCCGATTGCCTTCTTCACCAGGACCCGCACGGGAGCCCTCGTGAGCCGGCTGAACAACGACGTCATCGGAGCGCAGTCAGCCTTCGCAGGCACGCTCTCCGGCGTGGTCAGCAATGCCGTGGCCCTCGCGCTGACCCTGGCGGTCATGCTCAACAAGTCGTGGCTCGTGACAGTGCTCGCCATGGTCCTGCTGCCGATCTTCCTGATCCCGGCCCGAAGGATGGGCTCCAGGCTGGCCGACCTGCGGCGCGAGGCGGCCGAACACAACGCCACCATGGGCACCCAGATGACCGAGCGCTTCTCCGCGCCCGGCGCCACCCTGGTCAAGCTCTTCGGCCGCCCCGATGAGGAGTCCCGCGAGTTCGCACTCCGTGCCGGCCGGGTCCGGGACATCGGCGTCCGCACCGCCATGCTGCAGTTCACCTTCGTCACGGCGCTGACCCTCGTCTCGGCCCTGGCCCTCGCCCTGGTCTACGGTCTGGGCGGCTGGCTCGCGCTCGCAGGGCAGCTGGCCGCGGGCGACGTCGTTGTGCTCGCACTGCTGCTCACCCGCCTCTACGCGCCGCTCACTGCGCTCTCGAACGCCCGCGTGGAAATCATGAGCGCCCTGGTCAGCTTCGAGCGCGTTTTCGAAATCCTGGACCTCAAACCGCTCATCCAGCAGAAGCCCGACGCCGTCGCCTCCCCGAGCGGTCCGCTCTCGGTGGAGTTCGACAACGTCCGCTTCGCTTACCCCTCCGCGGACAAGGTCTCGCTGGCCTCCTTGGAGGACGTGCGGACCCTGGACACCCGCGGCGGCGTAGACGTGCTGCACGGCATCAGCTTCCGGGTTGAACCTGGGCAGACGGTGGCCCTCGTCGGGTCATCCGGAGCCGGGAAATCCACCATCGCGCAACTCCTTTCGCGCCTGTACGACGTCGACTCGGGCGCCGTCCGCTTCGGCGGTACGACGCCCGGCACCGGCGTGGACGTCCGCGACCTCACCTTCGATTCGATGCGGCAGACCCTCGGCATGGTGACGCAGGACGGCCATCTGTTCCATGAGAGCATCGCCTCCAACCTGCGCCTGGCCCGCCCGGAGGCCACCGACGAGCAGATGTGGGACGTGCTGCGCCGGGCCCGGCTGGAGGAGATGATCAGGTCCCTGCCCGATGGCCTGGACACTGTGGTGGGGGAGCGCGGCTACCGGCTTTCCGGCGGCGAACGGCAACGCCTGACGATCGCCCGCCTGCTGATTGCGCAGCCGCGTGTGGTCATCCTCGACGAAGCCACCGCTGCGCTGGACTCCACCAATGAGGCCGCAGTCCAGGCGGCGCTGGGGGCTGCCCTTGAGGGGCGCACCGCCGTCGTTATTGCCCACAGGCTCTCAACGATCCGTGCGGCTGACGCCATCCTGGTGGTGGAGGATGGCCGGATCGTGGAGCGCGGAACCCACACGGAGCTGCTGGCCGCGGACGGCCGCTACGCCGAGCTGTACCGGACCCAGTTCGCCGAGGCCACGGCCGTGGCGGAGGAAGCGGTCCCGGAGTACTAA
- a CDS encoding NUDIX hydrolase, which produces MNPRIIVSAVCVYDAAGRLLTVRKRGTDKFMHPGGKPEPGETAVQAAARELQEEVGIIVDPRELTLMGVWLADAANEAATEIEATVFTAPGTWVAHPSAEIAEIRWLDLAAEWPGDLAPLLTDHILPALAESGPEA; this is translated from the coding sequence GTGAATCCGCGCATCATCGTTTCCGCAGTATGTGTCTACGACGCCGCGGGCCGGCTCCTGACCGTCCGCAAGCGCGGCACGGACAAGTTCATGCATCCCGGCGGCAAGCCCGAGCCCGGCGAGACCGCGGTGCAGGCCGCCGCCCGGGAGCTTCAGGAGGAAGTCGGCATCATTGTCGATCCCCGCGAGCTGACCCTCATGGGCGTGTGGCTGGCCGATGCCGCCAACGAGGCAGCCACGGAAATCGAAGCCACCGTCTTCACCGCGCCGGGCACCTGGGTAGCCCACCCCTCCGCGGAGATCGCCGAGATCCGGTGGCTGGACCTCGCTGCGGAATGGCCAGGTGACCTGGCGCCGCTGCTCACGGACCACATCCTGCCGGCGTTGGCGGAATCCGGCCCCGAAGCCTGA
- a CDS encoding DUF6314 family protein yields the protein MNLQHPSGLRHYLLGTSPADTSSPDLPPAGRWAVERTMLDRAAGTRGTFTGVVIFSPDGDGGLRFHEEGTVVWPAADGDTFSGPATRDYLLRPADTPDAMDMLFPDGRPFHRMGFCPEASQDRHWCDPDTYRVTYLLHGEDEFSYVWDVTGPRKDLLLESVLRRLPGTAAAADGLGSKP from the coding sequence TTGAATCTGCAGCACCCGTCAGGGCTCCGCCACTATCTGCTGGGCACATCGCCGGCGGACACTTCATCCCCCGACCTTCCGCCCGCGGGCCGCTGGGCCGTGGAGCGGACCATGCTGGACCGGGCCGCGGGCACCCGCGGCACCTTTACCGGCGTCGTGATCTTTTCCCCCGACGGCGACGGCGGGCTCCGCTTCCACGAGGAGGGGACCGTGGTCTGGCCTGCTGCCGACGGCGACACCTTCTCCGGCCCGGCCACCCGCGATTACCTGCTCAGGCCCGCGGACACCCCGGATGCCATGGACATGCTGTTTCCCGACGGCCGGCCGTTCCACCGGATGGGCTTCTGCCCGGAGGCCAGCCAGGACCGGCACTGGTGCGATCCGGACACCTACCGCGTCACCTACCTGCTCCACGGCGAGGACGAGTTCAGTTACGTCTGGGATGTGACTGGCCCGCGCAAGGACCTGCTGCTGGAGTCCGTGCTGCGGCGGCTGCCCGGAACGGCGGCGGCAGCGGACGGGCTAGGCTCGAAACCGTGA
- a CDS encoding DUF998 domain-containing protein, giving the protein MAAAAEVPTARATILPDTASTRQYIGAWAVLSVVQYFMAETAVIGAWAGPDPYSRRTGLISDLGAVTCGLYGGRSICSPLHVLMNVSFVVQGLGMLLGALLLSSALLRVAARAGVRVTASHSGEVPWYSAVAARILTGSAGAGTIVVGLVPEDLNSGWHYAGAVTYFIAGSLALLLLGALWLRQTPLGWFILAAGGVSAAALVTAAVTGLDVPEPGTLERLMGYPITVGLAAAGLVIAQRVRQERQVRRAFARARAARSA; this is encoded by the coding sequence ATGGCCGCCGCAGCTGAAGTCCCCACCGCCCGCGCAACGATCCTGCCGGACACCGCCTCCACACGGCAGTACATTGGGGCGTGGGCGGTGCTCAGCGTCGTCCAGTATTTCATGGCGGAGACCGCCGTCATCGGCGCCTGGGCCGGGCCCGACCCCTACAGCCGGCGGACCGGCCTCATCAGCGACCTGGGTGCCGTCACCTGCGGGCTCTACGGCGGCCGCAGCATCTGTTCGCCGCTGCACGTGCTGATGAACGTCTCCTTCGTGGTTCAGGGGCTGGGGATGCTGCTGGGCGCGCTGCTGCTGAGCTCGGCGCTGCTGCGGGTGGCCGCCCGGGCCGGCGTGCGGGTCACGGCCAGCCACTCCGGGGAAGTGCCGTGGTACTCGGCCGTGGCGGCGCGGATCCTGACCGGGTCCGCAGGCGCCGGCACGATAGTCGTGGGGCTGGTCCCTGAGGACCTAAATTCCGGCTGGCATTACGCGGGCGCCGTCACGTACTTCATCGCCGGCTCCCTGGCGCTGCTGCTGCTGGGCGCCCTGTGGCTCCGGCAAACGCCGCTGGGCTGGTTTATCCTGGCCGCCGGCGGAGTGTCCGCGGCCGCACTCGTCACGGCCGCCGTCACCGGCTTGGACGTTCCCGAGCCCGGAACCCTGGAACGGCTGATGGGCTACCCCATCACGGTTGGCCTCGCTGCCGCCGGCCTGGTCATCGCCCAGCGTGTCCGGCAGGAACGGCAGGTGCGGAGGGCCTTCGCCCGGGCCCGGGCCGCCCGGAGCGCCTAG